The following DNA comes from Mycobacterium sp. MS1601.
GGACGGCCATCCTGTTCCTCTTGATGCCAGGACAGCAATCCGCGTGGCACACCGTGCGCAGCGCGGAGCTGTGGCTCCACCACCGCGGCGGGCCGCTGATGCTGGAAATCGGCACCGAACAGTCCAGCGCCACAACACATCTGCTGGGCAGCGACATCACTGCCGGCGAAAGCCCGCAGGTACTCGTGCCGCCGGGGCACTGGCAGCGCGCCAAACCTCGCGATGACGAGCCCTGCCTGGTGAGCTGTGTGGTGGTGCCCGGGTTCGACTTCGCGGACTTCGCGCTGCACGCGCCCTGATCTCCGGTAGCCCGGCCGGCTCGTCTCTCACCGCATCGGCGACCGGCCTGATCTACTGCAGCCCGGCCCTGCCTCCCCGGCTCGTCCCTCACCGCATCGGCGACCGGCCTGATCTACTGCAGCCCGGCCCTGCCTCCCCGGCTCGTCCCTCACCGCATCGGCGACCGGCCTGATCTACTGCAGCCCGGCCCTGCCTCCCCGGCTCGTCCCTCACCGCATCGGCGACCGGCCTGATCTACTGCAGCCCGGCCCTGCCTCCCCGGCTCGTCCCTCACCGCATCGGCGACCGGCCTAACTGAGCAGCTTCACCGCCGCCGCCACCAGGTCGGCGTTGCCTTCAGCAACAGACCCGTCGGGCAGTTTCAGCGTGTCCTCCATGCCGATGCGGGTCGCCACATTGCGCACACCGGCATGCTCGAGCAGCGGCCAGCAGCTGTCGTTGAGGCCGTGCAACAAGATCTGCGCGGGCGAATTGGCCGAGCGCACCAGATCCAACAGCTCGTCGGCCAGGTCGGCGTCGTCCTCGTCTTGCAACTCGATCATCACCCGCAGACACTTCGCAGCGAGGTCGGAGGCAGCCCATGACCTGGCGGCCTCCGCGTGGAAGATGCCCACCTCGATGCCCATGCCCCTGGACAGGATCAACTCCCCCAGCTCGGGTGACCCGGGCTCATGCCAGTTCAGCGACGTGAAATCCGGGAGCACTTCCCAAGCCGAAACCGCGTCCCAGCGCTGCTGGGCATCGGGCAGCGCCCAGTACCCGGTGGTGACGCCCAGTGGCATCGCGGGCAGCACGCCACGCACCGCGGACACCGCCGCGGCCACCGTCTCCGGAAGCAGCGAGTCCTTACCGTCGGCGCCCTTGGGGTGCATGTGCACAGCCTGGGCGCCTTCTCGGACCGACTCCACCGCGGCGGCCGCCAGCTGCTCGGCGGTCACCGGCAGGCTGGCGTGTTGGTCGGGGGTGCGTGCACCGTTGATGGCTGCCTGGACGAAAATCTTCGGACCACTCATGGGTCCATCTTTGCCGACTACTGCGGTGACGACAGATTGAACGTCGCACCCGTGGGATCCGCCACAGCGGCAAGCCTGCCGTACGGGGTGTCCTCAGCGGCGCGCAGAATGGTCCCGCCGTTGTCGGTGATGAGCGCGCAGGTGGCGTCGACGTCGTCGGCGGCCAGGAACACCGCCCAGTCCGCAGCCGTCCCGAACGACGCGCCGTCCATCACACCGAAGCCCGGCTCACCACCGAAAATAGCGTTCGTATAACGGAATTCGGGAGTGTCGGCCTCCACCTTCGTGGTGATGCCGAACACCGTCGTGTAGAAGTCCAGGGCCCGCTGGTAATCGGTGGCGGTCAGCTGGAACCAGGCCGGGCTACCCGCGGTGCCGGTGGCCTCGAAGCCGCCGTGCCCGCCCGGCTGCCACAACCCGGTCAGTGCGCCGGTGGCATCGTTGAAGATCGCCATGGTGCCTTTGGCGGGGATCTCCATCGCACCACTGCAGGACTGGCCACCTGCGGCGGTGATCTTCTGCAGCGTCTCCTCGATGTCGGGGGTGTGCAGGTAGGTGGTCCAGCCGTCCGGGGCGTTCCACTGCGGGTTGTTGGGCATCAGGCCGGCGACGACCTTGCCGTCCTTGGCGGCGGTGAGGTAACCACCGTACTCAGGGCCCGCCGCGGTGAAGGTCCAGCCGAACACTCTGTTGTAGAACGTCTGTGCCCCGGCCAGGTCGGAGGTGGCCAGGTCAATCCAGGTGGGCGCTCCCGCATGTTGTGTCATATCGGTACCGACCGCGGTGGTGGGAAAAACTCATCGCAGGCCGAGCACGCGCAGCGCGTTCTCCTTGTACACCAGATCCGCAGTCGAGGGGTCGAGGTCCAGTGACTCGAAGTCACGCCGCCAGCGCTCGAGTGTGATGTAGGGAAAATCGGTGCCGAACAACACCTTGGTCTTGAGCTGTCGCGTGATCGCTTTCACCAATTGCGGCGGGAAGTACTTCGGCGAATAGCCGGACAGATCCAGGTAGACGTTGGCCTTGTGCGCGGCGATGGCGATCTGGGCGTCCACCCAGGGCACCGCGGGATGGGCCATCACGATGGTCAGCTCCGGGAAATCTGCGGCCACGTCGTCGAGCAACATGGGATCTGAGTAGCGCAGCTTGATGCCATGCCCGCCCGGCAGTCCCGAACCCATTCCCGTCTGCCCGGTGTGGAACAGCGCGGGCAGCCCGGCCTCGGTGATGGCCTCGTAGATGCCGTAGAAACGGCGGCTGTTCGGTTCGAAGGCCTGCATGCTGGGGTGGAACTTGAAGCCGCGCACCCCGAGCGCGACGAGTTCGGTGACCCGCTGCACCGCGCCCGGATTCCACGGGTCGACGCTGCCGAACGGGATCAGCACGTCGTTGTGTCGGGCTGCGCCGGCGACCAGATCTTCAACGGAATTGGGCCGATGCCCCATCGCTGTCTCGGCGTCGACGGTGAACACCACCGCCGCGGTGTTCTGGCTGCGATAGAGCCGCGCCAGATCGTCGACGGTCGCGGCTGCGGTGTCGCCCATCTTGAAGTAGGCGCGGGTGGCCTCGACCAGTTCGTCGTCGTACGCCGAGTGGCCGTGGCAGTCGATTTCGACGTGGGTGTGGATGTCGATGGCGGCGACGGCGGCGAAATCGACTGCGCAGCTGTAGGTCACGCTTTCTGCGGCTTTGCGTCCTTGAGTACGAGCTTGGGCAGCAGCACGGTGGCCACCGCCGTCACCAACCAGACCACCACGGTGGCCGCGATCCAGGAACCGACGCCGCGGATGGCCAACCCGTTGCTGAACAGCGTCGCCAGGAACAGCGCGGCGAAGGTGGTGAGCAGCCCGATTCCGCCCAGCAAGGCCGAGGCATACCGGTCAGCGAGCTTGGTGAACAGCGGAGCCAGCACCGCCTGGGCCACGGCGAAGATCACGACGGCCGCGATGAACCCCACGATCGACAGGGAAACACCTCGCACCAGCCACGCCGCCACCAGCAGCCCAAGTGCCGCCGAGCCCAGAAACACCCCGAGGCGCAACAGGAATCGAGTCATGCGCTGAGCATAGTGAGACTGCTCACCAATCGGCGCTCATTCGCATCTCACCGGTCGGGGCGGCCTGCGCGATCTCCGCGACCAGACGTCCGGCGGTGTCGAACCAGTCCACCGGGACGACGTCGACCGGCGGCCAGTCGGTGGGCACACGCAGCACCAACATGGGCCAGCGGGCGTGGCGCTGAGGATGATCCGCGGCGGCGGCTGCGGTGAGTGCGGCGATCTCGTCGAGCGCGACATACAGCGCCGCGGCGAAACAACGGTGCAATTCCTGGGTGTCGTGCGGGCAGACGCCCGAGCCGATCTCGATGGGTTCCCACCCGCGTTGGCGGAACTCCGCACGCACCTCATCCCGGCTCATCGTGGGCTGGTACAGGATGGGCAGCACCGCGCCGTCGACCCGGGGATCGTGCAGCGAGCGAGCCTGCCACGCGGTGACGGCCTCGTCCTCGTCCACCAGCGCGGCAACTGTCAGTCCCGGCTCGTCCAGCGCCATGCCCACCGCGTAGGCCAGTGCATAGGAGCGGCCACCGACGCTGGCGAAGCCGCCGGTGGGCGGGTCGCCCGCGCGGGTTCCTTCCAGTCGCGCCACCGCCTCGAGTGCGGCCATGCCGTCACGCACACCGAGCACGAAACCGAACCGTTGTTGCCTGCGCACGATCATCCGGTTCAGGTGCGCGTAGGTCAGGGTCACCGCGGCCACCCCCGGGCGGTTGCCGCCCGGAAGCCCGGAGGCGACGTGGTTGGCCGCCCGCCACCAGGAGTCGACCCGCTCGAGCGTCGTACGGGTCTGCGGAAGGCTGAGGCGGTAGCGTTCGAACAGATCGGTCATGCAACGAGACTGCCCTGGTCAGCACGACCGTTCCAGTGTGCTCGGGACACCGTTGCGTAGGACTTAAGTCCCTACTTGTTCCACCGGGGACAGCATTACTGTGTGTTGCGTGATCTCCGTGTTCCTGGTCGACGACCACGAAGTGGTGCGCCGCGGGCTCGTCGACCTGCTCTCCGGCGACCCGGATCTGACCGTGGTGGGTGAAGCCGGTTCGGTGTCCGAGGCCCTGGCGCGCATCCCGGCGGCCCGTCCCGATGTCGCCGTGCTCGACGTCCGGTTGCCCGACGGCAACGGCATCGACCTGTGCCGTGATCTGCTGGCAGCGCTCGACGATCTACGATGCCTGATTTTGACGTCGTTCACCGACGAGCAGTCCATGCTGGACGCCATCCTGGCCGGCGCCAGCGGCTACGTGGTCAAGGACATCCGCGGCATGGAACTGGCCACCGCCATCAAAGAGGTGGGCGCGGGAAAGTCGTTGCTCGACAATCGGGCCGCGGCGGCTCTGATGTCGAAGTTGCGTCGCGATACCGAGGCAACCGAAGACGACCGGTTGCGTGACCTGTCCTCCACCGAACGGATCTTGCTGGAACTGCTCGGCGAAGGCCTGACCAACCGTGAGATCGGCGAACGGATGTTCCTGGCGGAGAAGACGGTGAAGAACTACGTGTCCCGGCTGCTGGCCAAGCTGGGCATGCACCGGCGCACCCAGGCCGCGCTGCTGGCCGCCGAGCTGCGACAGAAAAGCGATGGCTGACAGGGATATCAGCAGTGGTCTGATCGAGGCCATGCTGGCAGTGACGGCCGGCTTGGACCTGGAGCAGACGCTGCGCACCATCGTCGAGACGGCGATGCGTCTGGTGGACGCCAAGTACGGCGCGCTGGGGGTGATCGCCACCGAGCCTGGTCCGCGGACTCTGGAGCGTTTTGTCTACGACGGTATCGACGACGTGACCCGCGATCTGATCGGTCCCTTGCCTGCCGGTCACGGTGTGCTGGGTCTGCTGTTCCAGCATCCGGAGCCGGTGCGCATCGAGAACCTCTCGCAGCACCCGGTGTCGGTGGGTTTTCCGCCCAACCACCCGCCGATGCACACCTTTCTCGGTGTGCCGATCCGGATCCGCGACCAGGTTTTCGGCAACCTGTATCTGACGGAAAAGGCTTCGGGTGAAGTGTTTTCCGCCGATGACGAGGTGTTGGTGCTGGCCCTGGCCGGCGCGGCGGGTATCGCGATCGAGAACGCCCGGCTCTACCAGGCCGCCCACACTCGCCAGATCTGGATCGAGGCCACCCGCGACATCAGCACCAACCTGCTCGCCGGCGACGACTCCACCGCCGTACACCGTCAGATCACCGCACAGGCCACCGGCCTCACCGGGTGTGACGTCACCGCGCTGTTGCTGCCTGACGGCCAGGGTGAACTGGTGGTCACCGCAGCCACCGACGCCACGCTGGTGGGTGTGTCGCTCCCGGTCCACGGGACCGCAGTGGGTCGCGCCTACAGCGAGCGTCTTCCACTGCGCACCAAAGCTTTCAGTGAGATCGGCGTCGACGGGCCGGCTCTGATCCTGCCGCTGCGCGAACCAGAGGACACCATTGGGGTGTTGGTGTGTGTGGGCGGCACGGGTTTCAGCGCCGACCAGTTGGACATGATGGCGGCTTTTGCCGACCAGACCGGACTGGCACTGCATCTGGCAGGTGTGCAGAGCCGGGCGGTGGCCACCCTGCGGGAGCTCGACGTGCTCTCCGATCGTGACCGGATTGCCCGCGACCTGCACGACCACGTGATCCAACGACTGTTCGCCGTCGGCCTGTCACTGCAGGGCTCCCGCGGCGGGCAGAGTCCGGACACCGCCCGCCGGATCTCCGGCGCTCTCGACGATCTGCAGGAAGTGGTGCAGGAGATCCGCACCGCCATCTTCGATCTGCACGGCGGCAGCGTCACCCGGTTGCGCCAGCGTCTCGAGGAGGCGGTGACGCGGATGACGGCCGATTCTCCGGTGCGCGCCTCGTTGCATGTCAGCGGGCCGTTGTCGGTGGTGGACGCCGCTCTGGCAGATCATGCCGAAGCCGTTGTCCGCGAAACCATCAGCAATGTGGTGAAGCATTCGCAGGCGTCCACCGTGGTGGTGAACGTGACCGTCGACGACAACCTGACCATCGTGGTATCCGACGACGGCATCGGCTTCGCCGACGGCATCACCCGCAGTGGGCTGGCCAACCTGGCCGCGCGGGCCGAGCAGTGTGGTGGACAGTTGCGCGTCGACGGTGACAGTGGCGCCGTGGTTACCTGGACAGTGCCGCTGCCCTAGAACCCGCTGACACCCGAGGCGGTGGTCTTGACGGCCAACACCTGATCGACACCCATGCGGCCTTCCTCGAACGCGAGCCGGCCACCGACGAGATACAGCCGCCACACCCTGGCCACCTCGTCGCCCACCAGATCGACGAACTGCTGCTGATGGGTGTTGAACGTGTCGATCCAGGCGTCCACGGTGCGCACGTAATGCTCGCGCATCGCCTGCACGTCGCGGATCTCGAAACCCGCGTCCTGCAGGTAGCGCAGCGTCTGCCACAACGGGCGCATGTGCATGTCGGGAGCGATATAGCGTTCGATGAACGCCCCGCCACCCGGTGCGGAGTCACGGTGCCGCGACATCTGCTGCAGCAGAAGGCGTCCTCGCGGCTTGAGCGCGCCGAACATGACGCAGGCGTAGGTGGCGTAGTGCGACTCGCCGACGTGCTCACCCATCTCGATGGAGCTCACCGCGTCGAAGGTTTCATCCGGGTCCGGGATCTCGCGATAGTCCTGCAGGCGGACGTCGATCTTGTCACCGAGCCCGCGCTCGGTGGCCCGCACCGCGATGAAGTCACGCTGCTCCTGCGACAACGTGACACCCGTGGCGTGCACACCGTAGTGCTCGGCGGCATACAGGATCAGCGAACCCCAGCCGCAGCCCACGTCGAGCAGTCGCATCCCTTGTCGCAGACCGAGTTTGGTGCAGATGAGGTCCAGCTTGGCGGTCTGCGCATCGTGCAGACCCTGATCATCTGAGGTGAAGTAGGCGGCCGAGTACGCCAGGTGCTCGTCGAGCAGCAACGCGTAGAAATCGTTGGACAGGTCGTAGTGATGGGCGATCGCGGCCCGGTCTCGCAACCGAGTGTGCAGACCCCCGGTCAGCCTGGCCTCTGCCGCGGGCGCTGGGGGTGGCAGACCCAACGCACCCAGCCTGGCTGCAGCCGTTGCCGCTTTGACACGGGATACCCGGACGCCGGAGGACGGGCGGCTGCGGGCAGCCTGCCAGGCCCGGCGGAAGCCGTCGGCCAGATCACCTTCGACATCGATGTCACCGGCCACGTATGCCCGGGCAAGACCCAGTTCACCTGGTGCCCACAGCAGTCGGCGCAATGCCCGACGGTTGCGGATCACCACCACCGGCGCGTCTCGAGGTCCGGACTCGGTGCCGTCCCACGCGCGCAGCCGGACCGGCAGCGGGCCGCCGGACACCTCGCGGATGAGGTCCGCCAGCCGCGCCGCGACCGTCATACTGCGCTGAAGACCGTCTTGAACCGCTGCAGCGATTCGGCGATATCGCCCTTGAGCGCCCCGGCGACCAGCATGCCGACGGGTCCGAACAGCGCGGGCCCGCCCAGGTGGATGTCGAACTGCACCACGGAACCGTCACCGGAGGGCTTGACCTTGCCCATCAGTTTGACCTTCACTCCGCCGCGGCCGTTGCCGTTGAGTGTCATGGACTCCGGCGGCTTGAAATGCACAATGGTCCAGCTGACCCGGTTCATCATCCCCATCACCTCGACGATGGAGTCCAGTGCCGTGCCCTTTTCCAGGGTCTCGGGAATGGGGCTGCGCCACACCCGGTGAATGGAGAGCCACTCCTTGTACCGCGACAGGTCAGAGGCGCACTCCCAGGCCTGCTCGGGCGACAGTGGTACGTCGACCGATACCGACAGTTTCGCCATGGCTCAGTTCGAGGTGGGTGGCGCCGGAGGGGCGGGAGGCGCCGGCGGGCTCTGCGGGGGAGGCGGGCTCTGGGGAGGAGGCGGGGTGCCCTGCTCCTTGACCACCTTCTTGGCCTGCTCCTGCACCTTGTCGACGGTGCCGGCGTACTTGCCCTGCGTCTTCTTGTCCACCAGATCGCCCGCCTTCTCGATGACCTGGTCTACCTTGTCGGCGTTCTTGCCCAGCAGGTCTTTGCCTGTTTTGAGGGCCTTGTCGAGGAATCCCATGATGTTCAACCTACCCGCTCAACCCACCCGCCAGAGCTGGCGTTTCTCCCCCAGAATCCGCCCCTGCAACCACCACAGCACCTCGATGACCAGTGCAGCCACCGCCCCGATGATCAGCGCCGTCGTCGTCACCTCGGTGTTCGACGGGTCCAGCATGAATTTCTCCCTGGCCAGCGGGATGGCGAAGATCACCACATAGGCCAGCCCGGACGTCGCCACCAGCGCCACGCGCCACCATTCATAGGGCCGGGCCACGCAGGCCAACACCCACACTGCCGACACCAGCAGCGTGATCAGCGCCGCCGTGGAGGCCTGGGTCTGTACCTGCACCGGCGCGTCCTGCCCCTCGTAGGCCAGCAGGTAGGACACGAATGTCGCCACACCCACCACCAGACCCGTCGGCAGCGCCGCCACCATGACCCGACGGACGAAGCCGGTGTGGGCCCGTTCGGTATTGGGCGCCAGCGACAGCACGAAGGCGGGGATGCCGATGGTGAACCAGGCTGCGATGGTGACGTGAATGGGCTGGAACGGGAACAGCAGCGGGTCGCTTCCGAACAGTTCGGAGCCCAGACCTGCGATGCCGACCAGCAGCGCCAGCAGCACCGAGTACACCGTCTTGGTGAGGAACAGGTTGGAGACGCGCTCGATGTTGCCGATGACACGACGCCCCTCGGCCACCACATACGGCAGGGTGGCGAACTTGTTGTCCAGCAACACGATCTGTGCGACGGCCCGAGATGCCGGGCTGCCGGAGCCCATCGCCACGCCGATGTCGGCATCTTTGAGCGCCAACACGTCGTTCACGCCGTCGCCGGTCATCGCGACGTTGTGGCCGCGCGACTGCAGCGCATGGACCATCGACCGCTTCTGGTCGGGGCGCACGCGACCGAAAGTGGTGTACTCCTCGAGGGTGTCGGCCAGCTTGCCAGGCTCGGCGGGCAGTTGGCGGGCATCCATCGCCTGCCCCGCCAGGCCCAGCGACCCGGCCACCGCACCCACCGACACCGCATTGTCGCCGGAGATCACCTTCACCGAAACTTTTTGTTCGGCAAAGTATTCGAGGGTTTCACGGGCGTCGGGGCGAACCTTCTGTTCCAGTACCACCAGCGCCGCGGGGGTGACGCGCCCGGGTGCGTCTGCGGCATCCACCGATTGTTCACACGACCCGAGCAGCAGCACCCGCAGCCCCTGGGCACCGATACGCTCGGCTTCCTCCGCATCCGGGGTGGACGGGTCCAGCAGCACATCAGGTGCGCCGATGACCCAGTTGCCGTGCTCACCGAAAGAGATGCCACTCCATTTGGTGGCGGATTTGAACGGCGCACTCGCGGTCGCGACCCATCCTGGCGGGTTCGGGTAGGCCTCGGCGATGGCGAGCATGCTGGCGTTGGGCCGGGTGTCATGGTGGGCCAGGCCCGCCAGCGCATCGGAGATGTCCTGAGCTCCAAGCTGTTTGACCTGCGACAGTCGCATCCCGTTTTCGGTGAGGGTGCCGGTTTTGTCGGCGCACACCACGTCCACGCGGGCCAGGCCCTCGATGGCGGGCAACTCGTTGACCAGGCACTGACGTCGCCCCAGCCGCACCACACCGACGGCGAACGCGATGGATGTCATGAGCACCAGCCCCTCGGGCACCATCGGGACCAGCGCGCCGACCATGCGCAGCACCGATTCCCGCCAGCCGGCGTCGGTGGTGAACAGTTGGGTGTAGATGATCAGCGCCCCGGCCGGCCACAGCAGGTAGGTGATGAATCGCAGAATGGTGTTGATACCGCTGCGAAGTTCGGATTTCACCAGGGTGAACTTGCTGGCTTCCTCGGCCAGCTTCGCGGCGTACGCTTCGCGGCCCACCTTGGTGGCGCGGTAGGCACCGGTGCCGGCAACCACGAAGCTGCCCGACATCACCTGATCGCCGGCGTCTTTGGCAATCGGGTCGGCCTCGCCGGTGAGCAACGATTCGTCGACTTCGAGGTTGACCTCCTCGACGATCTGGCCGTCCACCACGATCTGGTCGCCAGGTCCCAGCTCGATGATGTCGTCGAGCACCACTTCGTTGGGCGGCAGCGGCCGCGTGCCCGACTGGCGGCGCACTGTCGGTTTGGCCTGTCCGACGATGGCCAGCGCGTCGAGGGTTCTCTTGGCCCGCAGTTCCTGGATGATGCCGATGCCGCTGTTGGCGATGATCAGCAGCCCGAACAGGCCGTTGATCAGCGAGCCCGTCGCAAGGACGATCAGGAACAGCACGCCGAGAATGGCGTTGATCCGGGTCAAGACGTTGCCGCGGATGATCTCCGAGACGCTACGCGCCGCGCGGGTGGGCACGTCATTGGTCTGGCCGTCGGCAATCCGCTGAGCCACCTCTGCATCAGAGAGACCTGCTGCTGTGTCGATCATCTCAGGAACGTCCCCATCCCTTCGTCGTCGTAGTACTCCAGTGTCAACCGGTCCCCGTCGAACGTGGCCTTGGAGACGCTGCCCGGCGGCGAGTTCTCGGAGACGAATTGGA
Coding sequences within:
- a CDS encoding 3-keto-5-aminohexanoate cleavage protein, whose amino-acid sequence is MSGPKIFVQAAINGARTPDQHASLPVTAEQLAAAAVESVREGAQAVHMHPKGADGKDSLLPETVAAAVSAVRGVLPAMPLGVTTGYWALPDAQQRWDAVSAWEVLPDFTSLNWHEPGSPELGELILSRGMGIEVGIFHAEAARSWAASDLAAKCLRVMIELQDEDDADLADELLDLVRSANSPAQILLHGLNDSCWPLLEHAGVRNVATRIGMEDTLKLPDGSVAEGNADLVAAAVKLLS
- a CDS encoding sensor histidine kinase; amino-acid sequence: MADRDISSGLIEAMLAVTAGLDLEQTLRTIVETAMRLVDAKYGALGVIATEPGPRTLERFVYDGIDDVTRDLIGPLPAGHGVLGLLFQHPEPVRIENLSQHPVSVGFPPNHPPMHTFLGVPIRIRDQVFGNLYLTEKASGEVFSADDEVLVLALAGAAGIAIENARLYQAAHTRQIWIEATRDISTNLLAGDDSTAVHRQITAQATGLTGCDVTALLLPDGQGELVVTAATDATLVGVSLPVHGTAVGRAYSERLPLRTKAFSEIGVDGPALILPLREPEDTIGVLVCVGGTGFSADQLDMMAAFADQTGLALHLAGVQSRAVATLRELDVLSDRDRIARDLHDHVIQRLFAVGLSLQGSRGGQSPDTARRISGALDDLQEVVQEIRTAIFDLHGGSVTRLRQRLEEAVTRMTADSPVRASLHVSGPLSVVDAALADHAEAVVRETISNVVKHSQASTVVVNVTVDDNLTIVVSDDGIGFADGITRSGLANLAARAEQCGGQLRVDGDSGAVVTWTVPLP
- a CDS encoding SAM-dependent methyltransferase, coding for MTVAARLADLIREVSGGPLPVRLRAWDGTESGPRDAPVVVIRNRRALRRLLWAPGELGLARAYVAGDIDVEGDLADGFRRAWQAARSRPSSGVRVSRVKAATAAARLGALGLPPPAPAAEARLTGGLHTRLRDRAAIAHHYDLSNDFYALLLDEHLAYSAAYFTSDDQGLHDAQTAKLDLICTKLGLRQGMRLLDVGCGWGSLILYAAEHYGVHATGVTLSQEQRDFIAVRATERGLGDKIDVRLQDYREIPDPDETFDAVSSIEMGEHVGESHYATYACVMFGALKPRGRLLLQQMSRHRDSAPGGGAFIERYIAPDMHMRPLWQTLRYLQDAGFEIRDVQAMREHYVRTVDAWIDTFNTHQQQFVDLVGDEVARVWRLYLVGGRLAFEEGRMGVDQVLAVKTTASGVSGF
- a CDS encoding type II toxin-antitoxin system Rv0910 family toxin; translated protein: MAKLSVSVDVPLSPEQAWECASDLSRYKEWLSIHRVWRSPIPETLEKGTALDSIVEVMGMMNRVSWTIVHFKPPESMTLNGNGRGGVKVKLMGKVKPSGDGSVVQFDIHLGGPALFGPVGMLVAGALKGDIAESLQRFKTVFSAV
- a CDS encoding amidohydrolase family protein, which produces MTYSCAVDFAAVAAIDIHTHVEIDCHGHSAYDDELVEATRAYFKMGDTAAATVDDLARLYRSQNTAAVVFTVDAETAMGHRPNSVEDLVAGAARHNDVLIPFGSVDPWNPGAVQRVTELVALGVRGFKFHPSMQAFEPNSRRFYGIYEAITEAGLPALFHTGQTGMGSGLPGGHGIKLRYSDPMLLDDVAADFPELTIVMAHPAVPWVDAQIAIAAHKANVYLDLSGYSPKYFPPQLVKAITRQLKTKVLFGTDFPYITLERWRRDFESLDLDPSTADLVYKENALRVLGLR
- a CDS encoding VOC family protein produces the protein MTQHAGAPTWIDLATSDLAGAQTFYNRVFGWTFTAAGPEYGGYLTAAKDGKVVAGLMPNNPQWNAPDGWTTYLHTPDIEETLQKITAAGGQSCSGAMEIPAKGTMAIFNDATGALTGLWQPGGHGGFEATGTAGSPAWFQLTATDYQRALDFYTTVFGITTKVEADTPEFRYTNAIFGGEPGFGVMDGASFGTAADWAVFLAADDVDATCALITDNGGTILRAAEDTPYGRLAAVADPTGATFNLSSPQ
- a CDS encoding phage holin family protein, with amino-acid sequence MTRFLLRLGVFLGSAALGLLVAAWLVRGVSLSIVGFIAAVVIFAVAQAVLAPLFTKLADRYASALLGGIGLLTTFAALFLATLFSNGLAIRGVGSWIAATVVVWLVTAVATVLLPKLVLKDAKPQKA
- a CDS encoding cupin domain-containing protein, translating into MTDLPDWARQLDLAPHPEGGWFRETWRSELTIGPTALPPDYTGPRSAGTAILFLLMPGQQSAWHTVRSAELWLHHRGGPLMLEIGTEQSSATTHLLGSDITAGESPQVLVPPGHWQRAKPRDDEPCLVSCVVVPGFDFADFALHAP
- a CDS encoding antitoxin, which produces MGFLDKALKTGKDLLGKNADKVDQVIEKAGDLVDKKTQGKYAGTVDKVQEQAKKVVKEQGTPPPPQSPPPPQSPPAPPAPPAPPTSN
- a CDS encoding cation-translocating P-type ATPase, with translation MIDTAAGLSDAEVAQRIADGQTNDVPTRAARSVSEIIRGNVLTRINAILGVLFLIVLATGSLINGLFGLLIIANSGIGIIQELRAKRTLDALAIVGQAKPTVRRQSGTRPLPPNEVVLDDIIELGPGDQIVVDGQIVEEVNLEVDESLLTGEADPIAKDAGDQVMSGSFVVAGTGAYRATKVGREAYAAKLAEEASKFTLVKSELRSGINTILRFITYLLWPAGALIIYTQLFTTDAGWRESVLRMVGALVPMVPEGLVLMTSIAFAVGVVRLGRRQCLVNELPAIEGLARVDVVCADKTGTLTENGMRLSQVKQLGAQDISDALAGLAHHDTRPNASMLAIAEAYPNPPGWVATASAPFKSATKWSGISFGEHGNWVIGAPDVLLDPSTPDAEEAERIGAQGLRVLLLGSCEQSVDAADAPGRVTPAALVVLEQKVRPDARETLEYFAEQKVSVKVISGDNAVSVGAVAGSLGLAGQAMDARQLPAEPGKLADTLEEYTTFGRVRPDQKRSMVHALQSRGHNVAMTGDGVNDVLALKDADIGVAMGSGSPASRAVAQIVLLDNKFATLPYVVAEGRRVIGNIERVSNLFLTKTVYSVLLALLVGIAGLGSELFGSDPLLFPFQPIHVTIAAWFTIGIPAFVLSLAPNTERAHTGFVRRVMVAALPTGLVVGVATFVSYLLAYEGQDAPVQVQTQASTAALITLLVSAVWVLACVARPYEWWRVALVATSGLAYVVIFAIPLAREKFMLDPSNTEVTTTALIIGAVAALVIEVLWWLQGRILGEKRQLWRVG
- a CDS encoding response regulator transcription factor; amino-acid sequence: MISVFLVDDHEVVRRGLVDLLSGDPDLTVVGEAGSVSEALARIPAARPDVAVLDVRLPDGNGIDLCRDLLAALDDLRCLILTSFTDEQSMLDAILAGASGYVVKDIRGMELATAIKEVGAGKSLLDNRAAAALMSKLRRDTEATEDDRLRDLSSTERILLELLGEGLTNREIGERMFLAEKTVKNYVSRLLAKLGMHRRTQAALLAAELRQKSDG